The sequence below is a genomic window from Macadamia integrifolia cultivar HAES 741 chromosome 1, SCU_Mint_v3, whole genome shotgun sequence.
AGGACAAAACAAGTTGTGAAAAATTGATAGCAATTATTATAGCACAAGTGGGAGAATATTAGGTATTTCTTATTTGGGTTTGTATTAATTAAGTTTTTGTGCTTTAATAAAATCAGGCTAATTATTTATTCTAATTAAATTAGACATACGCgctttaattaatttaatatgGGCTGACTGGTATGGGCTTTAGTTAACCATTGGACTTGTAATAAGTGGGTCCATTAggaaactttataaatagagaacGATGTCCCTTCTTTAACCCTAATCTTATTCGCTACGTGCAATcttgagagagaggagaaaaaaaaaagagacaaggtTTTTTATGGCTTCCTCCCTTGTGTGTTCAAGTTCCTCATCTAGTAAGGCATCATAGGGAAATAGAGGAGAATTACTTTGCTACGTGGATCAAAAGGTTTTTTGTTACATTTGGTTTTACAATGGATCCCAAATAGGGTATGCTTTATTGTTTATAGTTTTGTCCCTCGTTCTTGGTGTTCTCAATCTCTATGGTGATCTATTAGGTTTATGGATAACTTGTTAGAGATTTTAATCCTACACTGTATCTTCTGATAATGTATCATCATTTACAACATCTATTGGAGGAGATGGGTCTGGTAATAGTGGGGGAGGGGGTAATGGCAAAGGTCCTCATTCAGAAGCCATGATGAAAGAAAGCGGGCCTTAAATTTCAGAATAGCAGAGGCACTCCTTATTAATGGAGGGGAAAAACTTTACCCACACAGAGAACTACCAACAAAAAtagtagaagaagagagattctTTCTTTATATCGCGATGAGTTTTTGATTTTGTATGATAGAATAGAGATTATGATTGACAAGAGGAATCTCTTCAATGTGTGAGGAGAAATTCTCTATCAACATAAAATTGTAGGCTAATTACTATCACACCCTTACACTTAGCCTATATTTACTGACACTCTCCTATTTCAATTTTCTTATACTCTCCTGCATTTGAACTtttatctctccttctcctGCTGTTGTTTTTACATACCAAAATTACTCTACTTTTGCACCCAGCACCCCGTTAGTCTTCTTCTCATTATCATGTCTCCCTCTCAATGTAGTGGGACCCTCAGCAACTTCTTCCACTCAATTCTAATAATCCTACACTTCTAACCATCTGCCTTAATGGAAGATAGAGAGCTCAAACGTTGAGAGAATGGCAAAGAACCCAATTGCCCACAttcatgagagggagaaaaaaacaatgaaaaggGCCGAATCCGGCAATTCTCCTAATGCTAGACTTTAAAAGtctgcctcttcttctttctttctttctttttttttttttctaggtaaTATGTGTgtattagaagaagagaagaaaaatgtacCAGAAATAGGTGGCACCTTTAACCTTCTTGGGACAGacctgaagaaaggaaaaagaagacccTAAAACAAGTAGAAGAGTGGTtcaggttcacgtacaagaAAATACGAGAAcgatccgtggatttagaatccattttctctctcttcatttaataaattctaaatcCCCGGGCCAAAGACGTAGAAGAATGTTCTCCTATGTGAAACTGATTTCCTACTAAAACAAAGAACAAGGACATTACAATAATTTCACCATATCCTTAAGTACATTACCTTCTTAACATCACCATCTATCAAAGAGATCAGCTCATTGGGGGAACTCTATTTTGCTAATACATTGAGGGAACTCTTGAGGGCAAATGACTGATTCCTACGttgaagaagcaaagaaagccATATAATATGCCGGTTTATTCACTTTCCTCTAAACATACTTAAATTCTTTCTTGATCATTCGATCAGCTTGTAATAAAATGTCATTCTTGATAACCTGAACATTCCATGCCCCTTAATCTTCCCATTAAGAATATCTACTGCCAGTTTCAAATCTGACCGAATTGACCCCTCAACGAGGTTATTTTGAGAACATAGCAGGAAGCCTCTAAAAGATGGCCAAATTCTCCATTTGTGTGCGTTGTGGAGCAATGGCGGCAGAGCGGGCGGTTGACGATAGTAAGGCTGGCCAGGCGATGCGGAGGCTGGAGTCGCTGATGGAGGGCATCTCTGCGCAGAACCAGAGATGCATTGGAGTGGGGCAACGAGTAGGTTGGGTGCAGCTGTGGTGGGCGAAGCGTGCTGGAAGCACTGCGATGGCAGGGCTGGGTTGCAGTGGAAGGAGATAGCTGGGGATGGCTTCAGGTATTGTGGCGTGGCAGGGCTGGGCGCTATGCACGATTCAGATATGGCGCTAGATAACGGAGAAAGGTCGCAGAGATGCGTTGGCGGGGTCGACGCGATGCAGAGTTCCGCGGTGCCGGGGTCGACACAAGGCTGAAAAGCAGAGACAGAAAGAACTCAGACCTGGGAACAAAATTGTAGATTCTGGATGGTCTCCCGGAGAAGAAACAAAGACCACAGTGGCCCGCACTGACGTGATACTGAGAGAGCACGACCTGTAACCGAAACGCAAGGTAAGGGCTTGTGGACCTCCATGACCCCACGACCTCCCCTGGTCCTGGATACCTGTTTCGTATCTAAACTCTAGACGTGCTGGAGTTGATTCCAAGCAACGAATTCtccaaatttgaaaatttgaaaatttgaaaatttgaaaataggaAGAGGTGTGTAGGTTGCATGTTTCAGTTTGCAACTGTCCTCTTCCCGCCTTATCCACTTGTCAAGCTTGGTTGCAGATTGCGGTGACTACCAAAATTATccccaaatttaaaaaaaagatcaaagagAATAAAACTAAAGAATCATAATTATcactttcttcttgtttctctCCTTCATTGAGACAATATGCTTTGCTTTGCTTGTTGCTATCTGGATGCTCGTGAATCATGATTGATTATATTCCTCTTAGCTTGGTTCTAAGCTTTTCTACAAAAGCAACTCTCCCATGGTCTCTGCTTCAGAAGAAGAAATTGCTACCAGCAACTCTCCCCTGGCTTCTGCTTCAGACGACAAAGACATTGCTACCTCTGCTTCAATGGAGACCAATTACTCGGACTTGATTTACCTCCACGGCGACCTCCAACTGAAGATTATCGAAGCTTGTAGCTTGCCTAACATGGATTTATTCTCTGAGCATCTCCGTCGTTGCTTCGCCGCTTGTTGCACCTGCAGAGTTTCTCCTGCAAATGGAAACCGCAAACACAAACCTCACCGCCAAATCATGACCAGCGACCCTTACGTTACTGTTATTGTAGGTGGGGTAAAGGTCGCTAGCACCAGAGTTATTCCTAATTCTGAAAACCCTTTTTGGAACCAAAAGTTCTACATCCCTCTCGCTCATCCCGTCACGCATGTCGAGTTCCAGGTCAAGGATAACGATTTGTTGGGCGCTCAGCTTATCGGAATCGTTCTGGTTCCTGCTCATATTATCTTTTCTGGAAATTTCATCCAAGGATGGTTTAAGGTGATCGGGCCCTATGGAAAGCCTCCAAAACCTGATTCGGCTCTTCGCCTTGAGATGCAATTTACGCCCGTCGAGAGTAATCCTCTGTACCAGCAAGGCATTGCTGCTGATCCCCAGCATTTGGGTGTTCGAAATACTTACTTCCCTGTTAGGAAAGGATGTTCAGTGACCCTCTATGAGGACGCTCATGTTCGGGAGAGGGAGCTTCCGGATATTGAATTGGAGAATGGGATGGTTTTCCAACACGAAAAGTGCTGGGAAGACATCTGCCATGCCATATTGGAAGCCCATCACTTGGTTTATATTGTGGGTTGGTCTATTTATCACAAGGTGAGGCTGGTTAGAGAACCAACACGGCCGTTACCGAACGGTGGGGATCTGACTCTTGGTGAATTGCTCAAGTATAAGTCCCGAGAAGGAGTAAGGGTTTTGTTGCTGGTCTGGGATGATCAGACTTCCCACAACAAATTCTTCATCGAGACAGTAAGCATTTTAACTGTGATGTTTGGAATGTTAATTTATTATTGCTCTGCTACAGTCCTTCAGTTCTGTTCTTTATGCCGTTGTTTTCC
It includes:
- the LOC122077138 gene encoding phospholipase D delta-like isoform X2; amino-acid sequence: METNYSDLIYLHGDLQLKIIEACSLPNMDLFSEHLRRCFAACCTCRVSPANGNRKHKPHRQIMTSDPYVTVIVGGVKVASTRVIPNSENPFWNQKFYIPLAHPVTHVEFQVKDNDLLGAQLIGIVLVPAHIIFSGNFIQGWFKVIGPYGKPPKPDSALRLEMQFTPVESNPLYQQGIAADPQHLGVRNTYFPVRKGCSVTLYEDAHVRERELPDIELENGMVFQHEKCWEDICHAILEAHHLVYIVGWSIYHKVRLVREPTRPLPNGGDLTLGELLKYKSREGVRVLLLVWDDQTSHNKFFIETDLVIGSTIGSGRVRFGLYLLDDDSSLVSGQALQTSSASPLMSELLQWHRQLRHPLLGDFS
- the LOC122077138 gene encoding phospholipase D delta-like isoform X1, with protein sequence MVSASEEEIATSNSPLASASDDKDIATSASMETNYSDLIYLHGDLQLKIIEACSLPNMDLFSEHLRRCFAACCTCRVSPANGNRKHKPHRQIMTSDPYVTVIVGGVKVASTRVIPNSENPFWNQKFYIPLAHPVTHVEFQVKDNDLLGAQLIGIVLVPAHIIFSGNFIQGWFKVIGPYGKPPKPDSALRLEMQFTPVESNPLYQQGIAADPQHLGVRNTYFPVRKGCSVTLYEDAHVRERELPDIELENGMVFQHEKCWEDICHAILEAHHLVYIVGWSIYHKVRLVREPTRPLPNGGDLTLGELLKYKSREGVRVLLLVWDDQTSHNKFFIETDLVIGSTIGSGRVRFGLYLLDDDSSLVSGQALQTSSASPLMSELLQWHRQLRHPLLGDFS